The genome window CTCGTGACCAAGGTCCACAACGAGGTCCGTCGGATGGTCGACGACGGCTTCGAGATCGTGATGATCGGTCATGCAGGGCACGTCGAGGTCGAGGGCACGATGGGCCAGGCTCCGGACTCGATGCACCTCGTCGAGACCGTCGAAGACGTCGAGTGCCTCGAGGTCCGGAACCCGGCGCGCCTCGGCTGCGTGACGCAGACGACCCTCTCCGTCGACGACACCCGCGACGTGATGGACGCCCTCGCCGGCAAGTTCCCGCAGATCGTGCTGCCGAAGCGAGACGACATCTGTTATGCGACCCAGAACCGCCAGGACGCGGTCAAGGAGCTCGCCGAGCACGCCGACCTCGTCCTCGTCGTCGGCGCGCCCGCGTCCTCGAACAGCAACCGGCTCGTCGAGGTCGCCTCCCGGCGCGGAGTGCCCGCCTATCTGATCCAGTCCGCGGACGAAGTCGACGACCGCTGGCTCGACGGCATCGAGTGCGTCGGCATCACGGCGGGCGCGTCGACGCCCGACGTCCTCGTCCAGGGCGTGATCCAGCATCTGCGCGACTTCTCCGGCGGCGAGGCGGTCCTCGACTCCCTCCCGGAGGTCGACGAAGGCGTCCGCTTCAAGCTGCCCCGCGAGCTGCGGCCCGCATGAGCGAAGGCCAACCGGTCGCCGAGCGCTCCGGCGACCCCCTCGATCCCGAAGGCGGACCGGCGGTTCCCGCGTCCTCCCTCGCCGCCGCCGCCCCACCCGCGCAGCCGAGTCCACCGGCGTCCGGAAGCGATTCGTATCGCGAGCTGCTCCGCCTCGCGTGGCCGGTCATGGCGAGCCAGGTCCTGCTCAACCTGACCGGCGTCGTCGATCGGATGATGATCGGTCGGCTCGCCGACGAGGGCGGCGCGGCCGTGCCGCTCGCGGCGGTCGGATACGCGACGCAGCTCTTCCACCTGATCCACTCGACGCTCTTCGCGGTCGGCCTCGCCTGCGTGGCGCTGATGGCGCGCTCGATCGGCGCGCGGGACCCCGAGCGTGCGCGGCACGCCTTCGCGGGATCGATCCAGGTCTCGTTCGCCGTAACGCTCTTCTACGCGGCCTTCCTCTTCTTCGGGAGCGAACAGGCCCTCGGTCTGCTCGGCGCCCAACCCGACGTGGTTCGCGTCGCTGCGCCCTACCTCGAGCTGACCGTCGCCGCCTCGCTCATGCTCTCCTTCACGATGATCGGTGAGAGCGCGCTCCGCGCGAACCGTGACACGCGCACGCCCATGGTGATCGCGATGGTCGTCGCGGCGGCCAAGCTGGGCCTGAACGGCCTGCTCATCTTCGGCTGGCTCGGTGCCCCGCGTCTGGAGCTCCTGGGCGCCGGACTGGCGACGGCGATCAGCCAGGCGGTGGGCCTCGTCCTCTTCCTCCTCGTCCTGCTGCGCATGCCGAAGGACGCACCGACGGCCCTCCGTTTCCGCGACCTCGTTCGCGGGAATCCGATCGCACGCGAAGTCGTGCGGATCTCGGTCCCCGGCGTCGCCGAACGGATCGTCCTGAACTTCGGCCTGCTCTCCTACTTCTGGGTGCTCTCCAACTACTACGGGACCCTCGCCGTCGCGGCCTACACCGTCGGCGTTTCGATCCTTTCCTTCTCCTGGATCCCCGGAACCGGCTACGCACAGGCGTGCTCGACGATCGTCGGCCAGGCCCTCGGCGCACGGTCGAGCGAGAGCGCCCTTCGTGCCGCGAAGCGATCGCTCGTGCTGGCGATCGCGACGGCGATCCCGCTGGGCCTGCTCTGCGCCTGGCAGCGCGTCGCCCTCGCCGAGCTCTTCACCGACGACCAGGCGGTCGTCGTCGCCCTCTCCCCGTTCATGCTCTGCCTGGCCCTCGCACAACCCTTCCTGCAGATGCACTTCACGCTCGGCGGCGCACACAAGGGCGCCGGCGACACGGTCACGCCGCTGATCGGCGCGGCGATCGGCAACTGGGGGATCCGCGTCCCGGTCGCCGTCCTGCTCGGCGGCGTGCTCGAGGTGGACATCGTCTGGCTCTGGGCAACGCTGATCTTCGACCACATCGCCCGAACGATCTGGATGAGCGTGAGCTTCGTTCGGGGGAAGTGGCGGGAGCTGGAGCCAGCGACCCCTCGCCCGCCGGTGTAGCGTCGGAAGACCGGCCTCGACCGAGCCGACCTCACGCGAGGAGAACCATGCGACGAACCTCCCCCCTGATCGGTGCGGCCTCGACCGTGTTCCTCGCGGCGCTCGGCTGCGCGACGCACGCGGAGCCCGAGTCCGCGAAGCTCGAAGCGGCGTTCGGGGATTTCGTCGCGGCGCTCGAGGAGACGGCACTCGCCGTGGAAGCCGACCCCGCCTTCGACAACGACCGCCACCGTGCGGCCGGCGCCCTCTACTGGGCGCAGATGCTGTTGCGCACCGTCGAAGACGACCTGCTCCAGGAGCCCGACCATCCGCTCTTCCGGGTGGTCGATCACCGCATCCGCGAAGGCGCGGACAATCCCGACCAGCGGTACCTCTTCGCTCCGGTCCGGGGTGGCGTCCCGTATCGCATCTGGGGACGGAAGCGCGGGGAGCGACGCATCGAGGTGCAGGTGTACGCGGGGCTGCCTTGGATGCCGGGCGGCGGACGGATCGTCGGTGTGCTTCCCGACGAGGCGATCCACACCGACGCCGAGGGCCACTTCGAAATCACGCTCGGCGGCGAGGCCCGGAGCGAGTCGGCGGAACCTTCGAACTGGCTCCCCAACCCCGACGACGCGACGATGGTGATGGTGCGGCAGATCTACGGGGAGTGGACCGAAGACATCGGCCACGTCCACATCGACCGCACAGGTCACGAAGGAGACCAGAAGCCCGGCCTGACGAGCGACGTCATGGCGGAGCGGCTCGAGCGTGCCGCGCGCAACCTACGGGCGGTGGTGCCCCTCTGGCCGCGCTTCGGCCGCGAGCGTTACACGCTGAAGGAGCCGAATACGCTCACGGCGCCCTGGGATCCGGGCGCCAGCGGAGGCGTCGTGGGCCGACTGATGTCGCTCGGCAACTTCGAACTCGGCCCCGACCAGGCGCTGATCCTCACGACGTGGCCCGCGGCGGGAAACTATCAGGGCGTCCAGCTCACGGACCTCTGGACCTCGTCCCTCGAGTACGCGAACCGGCAGACCAGCCTGACCGCCGACCAGGCCCACCAGAGCAGCGACGGTGCCTACCGCATGGTCATCGCCCACCGCGACCCCGGAGTGCAGAACTGGCTCGACACGACCGGCCTGGAACGAGGCTTCATTCTCCTGCGCTTCGATGGCGTGCAAGGCGTCGCGATCCCGGAACACGAGTGGCCGCGACTCGACCTCGTTCCCTTCGAGGCGCTGCGTGAGCACCTGCCCCCGGAGACACCCGTGTACTCCGCCGAAGACCGTCGGCGAGAGATCGAGCGACGTCGTCGCCACGTACAGAGGCGATTCGGGATCTAGCGGCCCGTCGCCTCGGGATAGACGAACGTGAACCCGCCCTCGTCGTCGACTTCGACGACGACCTTGCCACCGCCCTTCAGCTTCCCGAAGAGCACCTCGTCGGTCAGCGGGTTCTTCAGCTCCTGCTGGATGATCCGTCCGAGCGGCCGCGCGCCCATGTCCGGGTCGTAGCCCTTCTCCGCGAGGCGTTCGCGCGCCGCGGGCGAGAGCTCGATCTGGATCTTGCGCTCCTTGAGCTGACCTTCGAGTTCGAGGACGAACTTGTCCACGACCTTCGCCATGACCTCCGGCGGAAGCGGATCGAAGCGGACCACCTCGTCGAGGCGGTTGCGGAACTCGGGGCTGAAGAGCTTCTCGATCTCCTGCGATCCGTCGCCGCGCTTCTTCTCGGTGAAGCCGATCGCGCGGGTCTGCATCTCCCGGGCGCCGGCGTTCGACGTCATGATCAGCGTCACGTGCCGGAAGTCCGCCTCGCGACCCTGGTTGTCGGTCAGGGTCGCGTGATCCATGACCTGGAGCAGCACGTCGAAGACGTCCGGGTGGGCCTTCTCGATCTCGTCGAGGAGGAGCACCGCGTACGGGTGCTTGCGGATCGACTCGATCAGCTGGCCGCCCTGGTCGTACCCGACGTAGCCGGGCGGCGCGCCGATCAGCCGCGAAACCGAGTGCTTCTCCATGTACTCCGACATGTCGAAGCGCAGGAAGGGCACGCCCATCGTCTCCGCGAGCTGCTTGGCGAGCTCGGTCTTGCCGACGCCCGTCGGTCCCGCGAAGAGGAAGGAGCCCGTCGGCTTGTCCGGGCCGGCCATGCCGGCGCGCGCCCGCTTGACCGCCGCCGCCACGGTCTCGACCGCGCGGTCCTGACCGAAGACGACCTCCTTGAGGTCCGCTTTGAGGCGTTCGAGGCGGGTGGCTTCCTCGGAGACGGTGGTCTCGAGGGGCACCCGGGCCATCTTCGCAACGGTCCGTTCGACGTCTTTCACGCCCACGGTGCGCCGCTTCTTGCCCGTCGGCCGGAGCCGAACCGCGGCGCCGCACTCGTCCATCACGTCGATGGCCTTGTCCGGCAGGAACCGGTCGTTGATGTGGCGAACGGCCAGGTCGACGCAGGCCTTGAGGGCCGGGGCGGTATACCGCACGCCGTGGTGGTCCTCGTAGCGCGGCGCGAGCCCCTTCAAGATCCGGACGCACTCTTCCGGCGTCGGCTCTTCGATGTCGACCTTCTGGAACCGGCGCGAGAGCGCGCGGTCGCGCTCGAAATGGCGGTACTCCTGGTAGGTCGTCGAGCCCATGCAGCGGAGCGTGCCGTCCGCGAGTCCCGGCTTCAGCAGGTTCGACGCGTCGACGGTCGTACCCTGCGCGGAGCCGGCGCCGAGGATCGTGTGGATCTCGTCGATGAAGAGGATGAATCGTTCGCGTTCTTCGAGCGCTTTCAGCAAGGCCTTGAAGCGTTCCTCGAAGTCGCCGCGATAGCGCGTCCCCGCGAGCAGCGCGCCGAGATCGAGGGCATGGATCTCGGTCCCCTCGAGGTCCTCGGGCACCCGCCCTTCGTGGATGCGGAGCGCGAGCCCTTCCGCGAGGGCGGTCTTTCCGACGCCGGTCTCGCCGACGAAGATCGGGTTGTTCTTGCGACGGCGCGCCAGGATGTGGATCGCGCGGTCGAGCTCCGGCCCTCGGCCGATCAGCGGATCGAGCTTCCCGTCCGCCGCCTTCTGGGTGAGATCCGTGGCGAAGGCGGCGAGCGGATCCGCCGGGACCCCTTCGGCATCGCCCCCGAGGATCGGCGAGCCGCCCGACGCGCCCTCCCCGAGCGAGCCGCCGTCGCCGAGCTTCGACTCGCCGTGGCTGATGTACCGGAGCAGGTCGAGCCGCGACACGCCCTGCCCCCGAAGCAGGGTCATCGAGTGCGCGTCCGGCTCGTTGAAGATCGCGACGATCAGGTCGCTGATCTCGACCTCGTCCTTGTCGGCATTCCGGGTGTGGTCGATCGCCGTCTGGACCACGCGGTGGAACGCGAGGGTCTGCATCAGGTCGATCTCGTCCTCACCGGGCACCGCCTCGAGGTCCTCGTCGAAGAAGCGCTCGAGCTCGATCCGGAGCCGGTCCACGTCCGCCCCCGAGTGGAGCAGGATCCGCGCCCCGTCCTCGCTGTGGATCAGCGCGTAGAGGAGATGCTCGACCGTGAGATAGGCGTGGCGGCGCATGATCGCCTCGCGCTGCGCCGCCTGCAGGGTGAGCTGGAGATCCCGCCCGAACGAACTCATTCCTTCTCTACTCCTGAGCGAAGGGGATAGCCCCGCTCCTCCGCCATTCGATGGACCGTCGCCGACTTCGTCTCGGCGACCTCGAGGACGTAGACACCGGCGACGCCGAGTCCACCCCGGTGGATCTGGAGCATGATCTGGGTGGCCGCGGACGGGCTCTTCCCGAAGACCTTCTCGAGGACCTGCACGACGAACTCCATCGGCGTGTAGTCGTCGTTGTACAGGAGGACCTTGAAGCGCGGCGGTCGTTCGGACTTCGCGCGTTCCTTGACGCCCAGGCCGCGCTCGCGTTCGCGTTTCCGGGACGGGTCGAAGGGCTTCGGCGGCTCGCCCCCGCCCGGGGGGTCCGCCATCTGGACGGTCGACATCATCGGCGGGAGCATAGCCTTCCGATGCGCCCGACACCTCGCAGGCCGATCGGCGCGGCTACACTCGGCTTCGCATGTCCGATGGCGCTCCCCAGCTCACGATCCAGCTCGAAGACGGCGTCTCGAGCCTCCCCCAGGCGGAGTGGGACGCGCTGGTCGGCGACGAATCGCCGTTCCTCGAATGGAATTTCCTCGCCGCACTCGAAGAAGCCGGCGCCGTCGGGGGCCACACCGGCTGGGACGCGCGCCCCCTCGTGGCTCGCGAGGGGGATCGGATCGTCGCCGCCTGCCCGCTCTACGTGAAGGGCAACAGCGAAGGCGAGTTCGTCTTCGACTGGAGCTGGGCCGACGCCGCCTACCGCGCCGGGATCGAGTACTACCCGAAGCTCCTCGTGGGCGTGCCCTTCTCCCCCGTGACCGGCGCGCGCTTCCTGGTCGCCGAGGGCGAGGAGCCCGGAACCTGGATTCGCCAGCTCGGGGCGGCTCTCCGACAAGTCTGTGGGGACAACGACCTGTCGAGTGTCCACGTGAACTTCTGTCATCCGGAGGAGGCGCAGGCCCTCGAAGACGTCGCATTCCATACCCGGGTCGGTCTCCAGTACCACTGGCACAACCACGACTACGGGACCTTCGAAGACTATCTGGGTGCGTTTCGGAGCAAGCGACGCAACCAGGTCCGACGCGAACGGCGAGAGATGGAGAAGCAGGGGGTCACGATCCGCACGTATCGCGGGGACGACATCACCGCCGAGCTGGTCGAGCCGATGTTCGACTTCTACCTGCAGACGATCCGCGAGCGCGCCTGGGGCCGGCAGTACCTCAACCACGAGGTCTTCGAGCTGCTGCTCGATCGCTGGAAGGATCGGCTCTGTCTGATCGTGGCCGAGCAGGCAGGCGAGAAGATCGCGGGGACGTTCAACGTCGAAAAAGGCGACGCGCTCTACGGCCGCTACTGGGGGGCGACCCGAATGGTCCGCCACCTCCACTTCAACGTCTGCTACTACGCCGCCGTCGAGCACTGCATCGACCACGGCCTCGCACGATTCGAGCCGGGCGCCGGGGGCGAGTACAAGCAGGTCCGGGGCTTCGACGCGAGCCCGACCTACAGCGCCCACTTCATGGCCGACGCGAGACTCGCCGCCGCGATCGAGCGATTCCTCGAGAGCGAGCGCCAGAACGCCGAGCACACGATCGACTGGTACCGCGAGAACTCGGCGCTGAAGACGACCGCCGCGGACTGATCCGCGCGAACGACTAGATCTCGATCCCGTCGTTCATCGCCTGCAGGACGAACATCTGCTCGCCGCGGGTGAGGGTCGGCTTCTTGACGAGGGAGAGCAATCGCGCGTGGCGCTCTTCGGGGGACATCGAGGATCGCGGCCCTTCGCCTTCCTCGTCCTCGCTGTCCATGCCGAGCCCCACGATCTGGACCGGCTGGTCGACCCAGCCGCCCCGCTCGATGAAGTCGCCCGCCTCGCCCACGTTCTGGACGTAGACCCGTCCGCCGTGGACGGAGAAGCCGTTGTCCTTCTCCTCGAGCACGCGCTCGTCGGCGATCGCGCGCCGGACGCTCGCCAGGTGCTGCGGGTGGGGGATCTCGAAGACGAGGACGGGCTCGTCTTCCTCGACGAGGCCCAGCTCCTGCGCCACGTTCTTCCCCTCGAGGGCCATGAAGGAGAAGATCACCAGGCCCGCGAAGGCCGCCCCGAGCTGAAAGAACGGATTCGTCATGACCGGCTTGTCGGCGGAACCGGCCGGTCTCCTGAGCGGGCTGCGCGGAGGCATTTCGACGCGCCGACTACGTGCTTTCCCCGATACCGGTGGGTCGTCCCCTCGCCGATCCTCGGGAAACCGGTCACGCGGGAACAGACTTGCCGTCCCGAAATGGGCCCACCGATCGTCGGCGCCCGATCGAGGAGCGAGGAATGACGTCAGATTCAGAGGGTTGGAGCCAACGCCCCCTCGTCGTCGAAGACGGCGCGGCGAGCGGCGCGGGGGTGAACCCGAACGGATTCGATCCGGCTGCGGCCTACCTCGAGCAGCTGGGCAAAGGCAGCCGCCGCACGATGCGGGAAGCGCTCACGAAGCTCGCGAAGTGGGCGTCGGAGGGTCGCTGCGGACCGCACGACCTGCCGTGGCACATGCTGCGCATCGAGCACACCGCCGCGCTCCGCACCCGGCTTCAATCGACGCTCGCGCCGGCCACCGCCAACAAGCATCTGGCCGCGCTTCGCGGCGTCCTCAAGCAGTGCTGGCGCCGCGGCATGATGTCGGCGGAGGCCTATCAACGCGCAATCGATCTGCCGCCGGTGCGCGGTGCGTCGCCGCGGAAGCAGCACCGGCTCGGCGCCGAAGAGCTTCGCAAGCTCGCGCTGGTCTGCTCCGGGGACTCGAGTCCGGCGGGCGCGCGCGACGAGGCGCTCCTGGCCCTGCTCTACGGCGCGAACCTGAGGCGATCGGAAGCGGTCGCCCTCGAACTCGCCGACTACGATCTGTCGACCGGGGTGCTGCTCGTGCGGAGCGCAGCCAGCCGGTCCCCTCGCCGCTTCGCCGCCAACGACGATGCCCGTCGGGCGCTCGAGCGCTGGATCCTCATCCGTGGCCCCGAGGCCGGTCCGCTCTTCAATCCGGTCAACAAGGGCGGTCGGATCGAGCGGCGGCGCCTCTCGGAGCAGGCGATCTACATCGCTTG of bacterium contains these proteins:
- the ispH gene encoding 4-hydroxy-3-methylbut-2-enyl diphosphate reductase codes for the protein MRILLASPRGFCAGVDRAIDIVELALAQEDRPVYVRHEIVHNRHVVDGLRDKGATFIEDPEDAPEGAVLIYSAHGVSPEIRDRAETQRLHPIDATCPLVTKVHNEVRRMVDDGFEIVMIGHAGHVEVEGTMGQAPDSMHLVETVEDVECLEVRNPARLGCVTQTTLSVDDTRDVMDALAGKFPQIVLPKRDDICYATQNRQDAVKELAEHADLVLVVGAPASSNSNRLVEVASRRGVPAYLIQSADEVDDRWLDGIECVGITAGASTPDVLVQGVIQHLRDFSGGEAVLDSLPEVDEGVRFKLPRELRPA
- the clpA gene encoding ATP-dependent Clp protease ATP-binding subunit ClpA, whose protein sequence is MSSFGRDLQLTLQAAQREAIMRRHAYLTVEHLLYALIHSEDGARILLHSGADVDRLRIELERFFDEDLEAVPGEDEIDLMQTLAFHRVVQTAIDHTRNADKDEVEISDLIVAIFNEPDAHSMTLLRGQGVSRLDLLRYISHGESKLGDGGSLGEGASGGSPILGGDAEGVPADPLAAFATDLTQKAADGKLDPLIGRGPELDRAIHILARRRKNNPIFVGETGVGKTALAEGLALRIHEGRVPEDLEGTEIHALDLGALLAGTRYRGDFEERFKALLKALEERERFILFIDEIHTILGAGSAQGTTVDASNLLKPGLADGTLRCMGSTTYQEYRHFERDRALSRRFQKVDIEEPTPEECVRILKGLAPRYEDHHGVRYTAPALKACVDLAVRHINDRFLPDKAIDVMDECGAAVRLRPTGKKRRTVGVKDVERTVAKMARVPLETTVSEEATRLERLKADLKEVVFGQDRAVETVAAAVKRARAGMAGPDKPTGSFLFAGPTGVGKTELAKQLAETMGVPFLRFDMSEYMEKHSVSRLIGAPPGYVGYDQGGQLIESIRKHPYAVLLLDEIEKAHPDVFDVLLQVMDHATLTDNQGREADFRHVTLIMTSNAGAREMQTRAIGFTEKKRGDGSQEIEKLFSPEFRNRLDEVVRFDPLPPEVMAKVVDKFVLELEGQLKERKIQIELSPAARERLAEKGYDPDMGARPLGRIIQQELKNPLTDEVLFGKLKGGGKVVVEVDDEGGFTFVYPEATGR
- a CDS encoding ATP-dependent Clp protease adaptor ClpS, with amino-acid sequence MSTVQMADPPGGGEPPKPFDPSRKRERERGLGVKERAKSERPPRFKVLLYNDDYTPMEFVVQVLEKVFGKSPSAATQIMLQIHRGGLGVAGVYVLEVAETKSATVHRMAEERGYPLRSGVEKE
- a CDS encoding GNAT family N-acetyltransferase, with the translated sequence MSDGAPQLTIQLEDGVSSLPQAEWDALVGDESPFLEWNFLAALEEAGAVGGHTGWDARPLVAREGDRIVAACPLYVKGNSEGEFVFDWSWADAAYRAGIEYYPKLLVGVPFSPVTGARFLVAEGEEPGTWIRQLGAALRQVCGDNDLSSVHVNFCHPEEAQALEDVAFHTRVGLQYHWHNHDYGTFEDYLGAFRSKRRNQVRRERREMEKQGVTIRTYRGDDITAELVEPMFDFYLQTIRERAWGRQYLNHEVFELLLDRWKDRLCLIVAEQAGEKIAGTFNVEKGDALYGRYWGATRMVRHLHFNVCYYAAVEHCIDHGLARFEPGAGGEYKQVRGFDASPTYSAHFMADARLAAAIERFLESERQNAEHTIDWYRENSALKTTAAD
- a CDS encoding DUF1214 domain-containing protein; amino-acid sequence: MRRTSPLIGAASTVFLAALGCATHAEPESAKLEAAFGDFVAALEETALAVEADPAFDNDRHRAAGALYWAQMLLRTVEDDLLQEPDHPLFRVVDHRIREGADNPDQRYLFAPVRGGVPYRIWGRKRGERRIEVQVYAGLPWMPGGGRIVGVLPDEAIHTDAEGHFEITLGGEARSESAEPSNWLPNPDDATMVMVRQIYGEWTEDIGHVHIDRTGHEGDQKPGLTSDVMAERLERAARNLRAVVPLWPRFGRERYTLKEPNTLTAPWDPGASGGVVGRLMSLGNFELGPDQALILTTWPAAGNYQGVQLTDLWTSSLEYANRQTSLTADQAHQSSDGAYRMVIAHRDPGVQNWLDTTGLERGFILLRFDGVQGVAIPEHEWPRLDLVPFEALREHLPPETPVYSAEDRRREIERRRRHVQRRFGI
- a CDS encoding MATE family efflux transporter, which gives rise to MSEGQPVAERSGDPLDPEGGPAVPASSLAAAAPPAQPSPPASGSDSYRELLRLAWPVMASQVLLNLTGVVDRMMIGRLADEGGAAVPLAAVGYATQLFHLIHSTLFAVGLACVALMARSIGARDPERARHAFAGSIQVSFAVTLFYAAFLFFGSEQALGLLGAQPDVVRVAAPYLELTVAASLMLSFTMIGESALRANRDTRTPMVIAMVVAAAKLGLNGLLIFGWLGAPRLELLGAGLATAISQAVGLVLFLLVLLRMPKDAPTALRFRDLVRGNPIAREVVRISVPGVAERIVLNFGLLSYFWVLSNYYGTLAVAAYTVGVSILSFSWIPGTGYAQACSTIVGQALGARSSESALRAAKRSLVLAIATAIPLGLLCAWQRVALAELFTDDQAVVVALSPFMLCLALAQPFLQMHFTLGGAHKGAGDTVTPLIGAAIGNWGIRVPVAVLLGGVLEVDIVWLWATLIFDHIARTIWMSVSFVRGKWRELEPATPRPPV
- a CDS encoding tyrosine-type recombinase/integrase produces the protein MTSDSEGWSQRPLVVEDGAASGAGVNPNGFDPAAAYLEQLGKGSRRTMREALTKLAKWASEGRCGPHDLPWHMLRIEHTAALRTRLQSTLAPATANKHLAALRGVLKQCWRRGMMSAEAYQRAIDLPPVRGASPRKQHRLGAEELRKLALVCSGDSSPAGARDEALLALLYGANLRRSEAVALELADYDLSTGVLLVRSAASRSPRRFAANDDARRALERWILIRGPEAGPLFNPVNKGGRIERRRLSEQAIYIACQKRAAEAGLPPTSPEDLRRADASAPVSSTASA